In Lodderomyces elongisporus chromosome 1, complete sequence, the DNA window GgtgattttttcaaaatttttcacaACAATGGCTTCAATCAATGAGCTGATATTCTGCCATCCCTTGTTTAATAACCACCAACTCAACGAAAGGTAGCTCTGCTCAATTATGTAATTTTCATGCGGATCCATTTCATGGTTGCTTGTAGATTTCACACCAGCCATCAATATAGCGGACTCAAGATACGATCTTCTTGCAAGGATGTTTAGTTGCAATCTAGTGATTAACAATAATCCTGAGATGGAGTAGATTAGAGTCAATGACCTGGTGATTGTTTTAATCTTGAGCAAATTCCACAATTCAAGCTTGCTCTTGTTCATGTAGAATGACAATCTTGATTCTGGGTTGGTGGAGTTATTGTccatgttgttgttgttgctgctgccgctgttgttgttctccAACGCATTCAAATTATCCACTGTCAATTCGGTATTGCTATTTCCAATACtagattgttgttgttgtggtggttgttgtggttgctgttgctgttgctgctgcagttgcagttgcagttgttggcCTTTCTTTAAGCGTAATGCCTGGGTTATTAATTCAACGGGCAATGCTTCGATGATTGGATGTGCCAATACTGGAAGCAAGGCCAAAATTGTATAGTAGCAATCATGTTGAGTTTGAATGAAACgttgtttgatttgttgtttAAACATCAACTCCTGTCGCAAAGCATTTTGGTAGtttctaaattttttaatgaCAAATTCATTGACTAGGAGGTATATAGAAAATGTTACTGCACTAGTTATAAAGATCCTTCGTTTGTTCCTATTGAAGAATCCAGCTAATGATGAGAAAATTGCCATAGTTGCAGTTCCCAAGttaaatttgttgaagGAGGTGGGGGAAATGGCTAAGATGGTTATGACCAGAAGTGATTACAAGTGAGTTTGGTGGTGAACTGTAtctgcaaaaaaagaagaagaaaaaaaaaagaaaagaataatacctttgtgtgtgtgtgcttcttttttatctttttaatctcgctttttgcttttcgcTTCTTCGTCACTGGTTATCTTTGGGAACCAATATGGTCTTTCTTTCGCTTTGAATGTTTTGGTTGTGTGAAAGAAAATTCATAGATAAATTTCCTGTGCCACTAGctctctttctccctctttctttctctcgcTTTAATTCTCTCACACTCGCTCACATTCCATTCTCCgtgtatttttttctttttttttttgcttgttaCATTTATTATGTAATAAATCCACTTGTACTTTGAattgtatattttatttttattattttattattttttttaattttttataatgTTTTTGCTGTTACAGCGTTCCGCtgattctctctttctctctctctctctctctttttgcCTCTCATTCCTTACTGTTGGTGGGGCTCGTGTGCTTGTGATCAACCGCGGGTTCAAAATATACATTATTACATAAGTTATTAGTAATAGCACACAAGTCTACAACtattgatttgtttttgcggGGAACAAAaggtttaaaaaaaaaattagtgtgtgtgtctgtgtcattgtcgttgttgttgttgttgtagacTTCCTAATACAGCTACCAACTGCCAGTTTAACATTCACTCGATcgacatatatatatggatatctgtaaatatatatatgtatatgacATGCTTTGTAATTCACAGTTTTAAACATTTTTTATCAAAACATATTGTTGcataaagagagagagagagatttGTATTATGGTggttgtagtagtagtggtggtggtggtgataaTATAGTGCAAATAGTCAATGAAAGGATGCAGAAACCAAAAGTATAtttaatttgtttgaaaTTGCTTCGaacttttggtttttgatcgtagtttcaagttttttcttttgctccGTAAACAAATTTTGAATACTGGTTCAAAGGTTTTGTTTATACAAGGTTGTAAGTCACATTTAAACTAACGGCCCCGAGTCGATTCTCATCCTCGTGGGTCAAAGTACAAAGACTAgtaatttttcaaacattGAAAGATGTAATatgcaaaagaaatggaaGGATGAGGAATCAATTACCACATTTGTTACCACATTTGTTACCAAAAAAGTCCAAACAAGCAATATTTTTGAGTAAACTACGAAAAAGGGGATGAAGTCATACtgtagaaaaagaaatatgtaaaaaaacaaacaaaacaaaacaaaacaagaatgtAGTAAAAAGATTCTGTGCTATATTGAGTCTAATAGAGTGCATAAGTCTCCATAAGCGAATACGAATATGACAAATACATTATAGACTTCTTTCTTGTTCCCTATATCTTCATAACCATTGATGAACTGTTTAATTTATTCATTcatatcctttttttttctttctttctttctccaacAACTATTCGACCAACCCCTAATTGCAGAGAAATTGGGTCTAATGATCAACATCTAAAATACATTGCAAATaacaaccaaaaacaacaacccTCCCTcccccaaaaaataaaaatataaattagAATTAGAGTTCAAAAGGATTTCAAAAACCCCTAATTCTCCAAAACAATATTTTGAATAGCCAACGGAATCTTCAAGTGATACAAAAACGGATAACATTTGACAGATTTCGGTTTGTGCCGTGGCAATAGACTTGTAGCCAATTACTGTACTCACTTGCATCTcctttgtttcattttttttcatttttttgcctttgtATATTGTATATACCTTTCTCCAAAAATAGGAACCACGTTTTGCTCTGTAATATAATTCTCAAACGACAAGATGTATGCAAAAGTGTGTAAAAAgtcaacaactacaacatcaacaacaagaactaatactactactactatcactactacaacaacaactactattactactattaaAACAAGTACAGAGCGCAGCCTTCTGTTAGCATGATCCCAATCCTTTGCATCTACCATTGATGGACAAAACTATTGTTGAACTTTGAAAGGAATATCTCTGGTACCAGATTCGATGAACCCTTCTCaaacaacaagagaaaagaagagaaataatagacaaaaaaaaaagaggaaaagaatagCCCATTGTCAATTCTCTACTCAACAACTCTTTGGTTTAATGCCGCATCCCTCTATATCACCGAGtgaaaaggcaaaaaaaaatatgataaagaaaacaaaaagacaacaGGCCCACGTTGGCCAAATCATAGACTTATtcgaatttttttttttttttcattatctctttactttacttaCTAAATTAGTGCTACATTTCATATTACTctactttactttttgaaatttattTTACCATTTAATCAATTGCAAATTCTGCATTTAAgaacaaaggaaagaacatcaacatttgtttatttggaAGCCGTCCAGTCGTAGGGTGAAAAATTGGATATCTTCTATAAATTATTGCAAGTGTTAATTAATGTTTTGGGACATGCCCACCTGCCCGAttagaaaacaataaaggAACTACGAGTAAACCAGTTCTATATGCAGGCTTTAcatggttttttttttgcaacaataCATTAACAAAGTAACCATTAATTGATAACCATCCCGTTTATTTTCGTTTTGTTTCGTTTCGTTTTGTTTCGTTTTGGTGtctttattcttattattcttttcattctGAGAAACCTATCAGATCGGGAGGGAAGATGGTCCAATCTGGAATGCCTTATATTGTCTCCAAAGTAAACCCGGAAACAGACCCCACATGGGACCTTTGCACCTTTAgctttctttactttcttaTTATCCAAtcctattcttttttttttttttttgcaatatttcaaatttccagtttttcaaattttgtaCTTGAGGTAATATCTCAAACCATCATTATAAATACTGGCTGAGATTCCCGTTTTTGAAATGGAGTATACCTCAATTGATTAATTAACACTTTTCCAAACCACAGAAGCAATATAGCTGAGAAAGTAAGCTACTAAATTTTTATAATGCAATTCTTAACTTCATCAATCGCTTTATTGTGTCTTTCCGCTGCTGTATCCTTGGCCAAGAACATTATCTTGActaatgatgatggttGGCAAGCTACCAATATCAGAGCTACTTACTACAAGTTGAAAGATGCTGGCCACAATGTGTTTCTTGTTGCCCCCGTTGTTCAAAGATCGGGATACGGCGGTAAGTTCGATATACCAACATCTCCAACGCTTCAGCAAGGTGGTGAATTCAACTATCCGCCTGCGGGCTCACCTAGTTGGGGAAGTGAACCAGATGATGACCATATCTGGTATTTCAACGGTACTCCAGCATCGTCAGTCGCTTTTGGTTTGCAATACGTTATCCCTGAGaaattcaacaacatcTCGATTGACTTGGTTGTTAGTGGTCCTAACGAAGGTACCAACGAGAGTCCTGCAATGTTTACTTTGAGCGGTACCATTGGTGCTACGTATAATGCCGTGTACAGAGGATACCCAGCTATTGCATTCAGTGGTTCAAATAGCAACAACTCTTTCTTCAAGGATGCTTTGGACTTGAATGACACTTCGGCCCCATCAACTATCTACGGTAACAAAGTCGTTGAATTGGTTGACGCATTGTTCAAGTCACAAGGCTCAAATTCAAGAGCATTACCAGTGGGCGTAGGCTTAAACGTCAACTTTCCCAAAGTCGGCTACGAAAATGAAACGTGTTCTGATCCAAAGTATGTTTTCACCAGGTTGACCGGTCAGTACGCTTCTGGTGCCGACTTGAAATACAATGCCACTTCCAACTCATTCTACTATGCACAAGACCAATTTTCGCCATTGACTGTTTGCAACAACGGTGACTGCTCCTTGCCATCTGAGAATTTTGTTGTGGAGCACACAAAGTGTCAAACAGCAGTCTCCGTCTTCTCAATCGATTGGGATGCAAATTTGGGATTAACCAACCAAGTCAAAGGTTTGATAGCCCCAGTGTTTGAATAGATTTaaaagttgcaaaattagaaaagaaaagaaaagaaaagaaaagaaaagaaaggaaaggaaaagaaaagaaggaaaagggaTGGAAACATCAgtgttcaatttttttttttacattccCTTCTTtgatcttgtttttttatctcAAAATCTTTCAATCACTTCATATTCTGTTaattgttgaatttttattattattattattattattattcagTTCTTCTACCGTTGAAACTTGCTACTTACAATGCAGATTACTTATACCGATATACAATTTCATTTACTTTCCTTTTATATACCTTATATAAAAAGTTATACAGACTTCGTCGAGTCCATTAGATTAGTAGTACACCATGCCAAATAGTTGACATGCACATGTATATTTTGCTCAagcctctttttttttatttcattccTCCTACTCCtcccacacacacatcaCCCCCCTTTCATCTCCTGCTACAAACTTCTTTACATAATaagatttcttttttttttaatagcTTCAAGTAAGCCACATATACTTCTAATTTAGGCTCGCTTCCAAAGTATGCACAAAAACGGAAACACATTGTAAGCTTATCTTTGGACTCTAGCATCTTTTCTCAACATAAATCATCttgtttcatttattttcttaCGACTTGTATAATAAgatcaaacaaacaaataaaaaaaccaaataaaagaataagatCACAGAAATATTGGTGAAATAAAAGTCTCCGATAGAAATCCATATTAGAAAAAGGCAGAAGAGcaatcaaacaaattaaatcaattttctttttttttttttttttgtaaattaAATTAGATTAAACGCGGAAGAAGCACAAATTGTGTCTCTGGAAGTTTCGGCAATAAAACTAGATGGCTTATAGCCTATTTACATAACCGTAAGCAAATTTTCTTTACGGGGAAGACACAACCTGCATCTATATTGACTAGGCACATTGAGCtgaagtagaagaagagaaggatGGAGAACAAcagtagtagtattaatagtaatagtattAATAGTAGTGGTAATAATACTAAGTGTGCagaaggggggggggggggaaagaaagatggaGGACAAATTagtgaagaaagaagagggCGGAGAATTTGGTAAATATCTCAATCTGTATAATgattattatcatcatcattatcatcattatcatcaattaTTTCAATCTTCTACATTCATTTCTCAAGTTTATCGTAGTTTCCTACCTTTGCAGTCTAAACCTGTTCTGTTGTTTCTCACATACTTATCGTCTAAAGCTAGAGTCctaaaaatatatatatagcaGAAAAATGGGGTTGCTactgaagaaaaaaaagcaacctgaaaaggagaagccaaataaaaataaaaataaaaataatcatCCGCACAACCACAGATTCAACCGCaattccatttccatttcgaATTCCAATTTCAACTCCAATTCCCGTTCCAGCTCAAGACGAGCTTCAGAAGATCGAATTCGTGGATCAAGATATAGTGGGTTGTACAATCGATCCTCTTTGAGCATTTCAGAAGACCAGTCAATCCAATCAGGCCCGTCGATTTTAAACATGGCTACTTTAAATGGAGCTGTACCATACTCAGATCAACATCATTCTAATGGAACAAATCCACAGCAAACTTCCCCGCGCAGCAAGCAACATAATGGAGCTGACAATTCTATTGCTGTAAACTCGGCACTAGCCAAGAATAGAGCAACTACAGATGGGTCACGCGTACCTGCTACGGTTTCAGCTATAGCACCAAGTACACCCAATATAACAGCTGGCCAGGTACCCGAGCCCAATGGAGATATTCAAGCATTTACAGGTATAAATGATAGCATGTATTCGACACAGCCGATAAACCAGGATCCGGCAATTGCAGTGACGTTAATGAGGGAACACACTAATGGATCCAATCCGGCATCATTTGGTATTGGACGTACTTCAACTTTGAAtcagcaactgcaactaGTACAGCCCCCAGGAGGAATTCTTGCAGCacaaggacaaggacaaggacaaggacaaggacaagTGCCATTGCAACTGCAATCGTCACACACATCCGCAAGTCGCACAGGACATAGTACGGCGTCTTCTTTCCATGACTCACCAACAACTGAACAGCCGTCTACGAAATCAGAGTCAGGTGGGATTATATCCTCTTTTTTAGCTGCTGCCGCAAACAAGATGATGACTCCAGTTGGAGAAGAAAGCAAGGACAAAGATAAagacaagaagaaggagcACCTGCTAACCGCCAAATTAGACAATTTTATAAAATCAGTTCGTCATGATGACCAAAGTAGGTCTTCTGTTGGTGACTTGTCAGATAATCCACAAACAGCCAATGAAGGTACAGCCGAAGGCACAGAGGCAggtcaacaacaacaacaacaacaacaacagcagaaCTTAGCTGTTGGTTCC includes these proteins:
- the PEX3 gene encoding peroxin; this translates as MAIFSSLAGFFNRNKRRIFITSAVTFSIYLLVNEFVIKKFRNYQNALRQELMFKQQIKQRFIQTQHDCYYTILALLPVLAHPIIEALPVELITQALRLKKGQQSQSQSQQQQQQQPQQPPQQQQSSIGNSNTELTVDNLNALENNNSGSSNNNNMDNNSTNPESRLSFYMNKSKLELWNLLKIKTITRSLTLIYSISGLLLITRLQLNILARRSYLESAILMAGVKSTSNHEMDPHENYIIEQSYLSLSWWLLNKGWQNISSLIEAIVVKNFEKITPKTELGIADFENILASIINEINTNNRELILTNLFPINYPDLLETVLNTNPDLIHHLDIPDSNLTKLINETNSIILDDNLYLFNLFNTLVTTNLQTLTTNLSINLGNTSNSLVMSGTLPEQQHQFSQSQQKITEIPNQSYKLATFLAQLSVQNGIMVNNNEITESEAEDEEVGEQNEIENILNSLNGFQSAPAVANELGGNVYINTLNGVEQLEDFSASVYSNFE